A section of the Acidobacterium capsulatum ATCC 51196 genome encodes:
- a CDS encoding glycosyltransferase translates to MAFPSESQRAVPRVAYFPDSFHEINGVAHTSRHFEAYARRHGLPFLCARAGGRPTAVIEEGALTTLELRRGIFSVPLDKDLHLDPVFFRHLRVMDQTVRAFRPDIVHITGPSDVGLMAAAVAILNRIPMAASWHTNVHEYAAKRSQWLLSSLPKGLARAGAAGIEEFFLRLTSLLYSWAEVNFAPNEGLCRLLERTTGRPCHLMQRGVDTELFSPEKRTEASTGDFVLGFVGRLSVEKNVALLAQIQQELEARGLRNFRFRIVGQGQEEAWLRERLPRAEFTGVLRGEALARAYAGMDLFVFPSHTDTFGNVVLEALASGVPAVVTRDGGPCSIVRDGETGCVAEDGEFSGAIAGVVGNPERHARMRQAARAYALTASWDAVFDKVYEAYRGVLRG, encoded by the coding sequence ATGGCGTTTCCTTCGGAGTCCCAGAGGGCAGTTCCCCGGGTTGCGTACTTCCCCGATTCCTTTCATGAAATCAATGGAGTCGCTCATACGTCGCGCCACTTTGAGGCGTATGCGCGGCGGCATGGGCTCCCGTTTTTGTGCGCGCGGGCCGGGGGCAGACCGACGGCGGTGATCGAAGAGGGCGCGCTGACGACGCTGGAGCTGCGGCGCGGCATCTTCTCGGTTCCGCTGGACAAGGATTTGCACCTCGATCCGGTTTTCTTCCGCCACCTGAGGGTGATGGACCAGACGGTGCGGGCCTTCCGGCCAGATATTGTTCACATCACGGGCCCGAGCGATGTGGGTCTGATGGCTGCGGCGGTGGCGATTCTGAACCGGATTCCGATGGCGGCCTCATGGCACACGAACGTGCATGAGTATGCGGCTAAGCGGTCGCAGTGGCTGTTGAGTTCCCTGCCAAAGGGGCTGGCGCGCGCGGGCGCCGCGGGCATTGAGGAGTTCTTTTTGCGGCTGACGTCGCTGCTCTACTCGTGGGCGGAGGTGAACTTTGCCCCGAACGAGGGGCTGTGCCGGCTGCTGGAGCGCACGACGGGACGGCCCTGCCACCTGATGCAGCGCGGGGTGGACACGGAGCTGTTTTCGCCGGAGAAGCGCACGGAAGCGAGCACGGGCGATTTTGTGCTGGGGTTTGTGGGGCGGCTCTCGGTGGAGAAGAATGTGGCGCTGCTGGCGCAGATTCAGCAGGAGCTGGAAGCGCGCGGGCTCAGGAATTTTCGCTTTCGCATTGTGGGCCAAGGACAGGAAGAGGCATGGCTGCGGGAGCGGCTGCCGCGCGCCGAGTTCACGGGCGTGCTGCGCGGCGAAGCGCTGGCGCGGGCCTATGCGGGCATGGACCTGTTTGTCTTCCCTTCGCACACGGACACGTTTGGGAATGTAGTGCTGGAGGCGCTGGCGTCGGGGGTTCCGGCAGTGGTGACGCGAGATGGCGGGCCGTGCTCGATTGTGCGCGATGGGGAGACGGGCTGCGTGGCGGAGGATGGGGAGTTTTCGGGCGCGATTGCGGGGGTTGTGGGCAATCCCGAGCGGCATGCCCGGATGCGGCAGGCGGCGCGCGCCTA
- a CDS encoding pseudouridine synthase — MPSRKPRTEKAQQAAPQEEPRGGERLQKILASAGVASRRKAEELILAGRVQVNGQVVTEMGFKADAASDHIRVDGKLLQGPEKLRYFMLNKPKGYVTTVSDPEGRHTVMEFFHGRGKGGERLYPVGRLDYASEGLLLMTNDGALANTLTKASSHVEKVYLVKVSGRPTEEQLEQIRAGIMIDRGRPGEGRVMTAPAGVRMVRDAENPWFELTLIEGRNREIRKMFEETGHFVEKIRRIGYGPLVLDVEPGEVRELNPEEVDSLRRAAQRKRAPKPKAATKTKRLTMLPKAKPARKSATGGRPGRAGAGRPAAGRPGRAGQGGQNARSGQGGASSERPARKLAPEGASRATERAGSRSGAKAGNKPAARPGTRSGSRPGPKSGSRPGAGSRSGTGSRSGAGPRSGRR, encoded by the coding sequence ATGCCTAGCCGCAAGCCACGGACGGAGAAGGCGCAGCAGGCTGCGCCACAGGAAGAGCCTCGCGGCGGCGAGCGGCTGCAGAAGATTCTGGCGTCGGCGGGCGTGGCCTCGCGGCGCAAGGCCGAGGAACTGATTCTGGCCGGACGCGTGCAGGTGAACGGGCAGGTGGTCACGGAGATGGGCTTCAAGGCTGATGCGGCGAGCGACCACATTCGCGTAGACGGGAAGCTGCTGCAGGGGCCGGAGAAGCTGCGCTACTTCATGCTGAACAAGCCGAAGGGTTACGTCACGACGGTGAGCGACCCGGAGGGGCGGCACACGGTGATGGAGTTCTTCCATGGCCGGGGGAAGGGCGGGGAGCGGTTGTATCCCGTAGGGCGGCTGGATTATGCGAGCGAAGGCCTGCTGCTGATGACCAATGACGGTGCGCTGGCCAATACGCTGACCAAGGCGTCTTCGCATGTGGAGAAGGTTTACCTGGTGAAGGTGAGCGGACGGCCCACGGAGGAGCAACTGGAGCAGATTCGCGCGGGCATCATGATTGACCGGGGACGGCCGGGCGAGGGCCGCGTGATGACGGCTCCGGCGGGCGTGCGGATGGTGCGGGATGCGGAGAATCCGTGGTTTGAGCTGACGCTGATTGAGGGTCGGAACCGCGAGATTCGCAAGATGTTTGAGGAGACCGGCCACTTTGTGGAGAAGATTCGCCGCATTGGGTATGGCCCGCTGGTGCTGGATGTGGAGCCGGGTGAGGTGCGCGAGCTGAACCCCGAAGAGGTGGACTCGCTGCGGCGGGCCGCGCAGCGGAAGCGCGCTCCCAAGCCGAAGGCCGCAACGAAGACCAAGCGGCTGACGATGCTGCCGAAGGCGAAGCCAGCGAGGAAATCGGCCACGGGCGGACGGCCGGGCAGAGCCGGGGCAGGAAGACCGGCGGCAGGCAGGCCGGGGCGCGCGGGACAGGGTGGACAGAACGCGCGGAGCGGACAGGGCGGCGCCTCGTCGGAACGTCCGGCGAGGAAATTGGCGCCAGAGGGTGCTTCCCGAGCAACGGAAAGAGCGGGCTCGAGATCTGGCGCGAAGGCGGGGAACAAGCCGGCTGCACGGCCAGGCACGCGGTCTGGAAGCAGGCCGGGGCCCAAGTCAGGTTCACGGCCGGGGGCTGGGTCTCGTTCCGGGACGGGGTCTCGTTCGGGAGCGGGACCACGGTCGGGCCGCCGTTAG
- the scpB gene encoding SMC-Scp complex subunit ScpB: protein MSLKARIEAVIYAAEEPVTLAQLAALFGEDALEQKQQREAEAAEEAEARAAESAAIAEADAEEAEEVMAAPAEGEVESAEDAGAEEEAQSEAETPAEEAEAGTLEASEPENAEDGTAEEPEEEAQGTAEVPTEETVATETPEEIDEKKLARLREREIRDELRRTVEELIAEYAKSDRGMEIREVAGGYRVGTRPEYHDSVRAFVRSLKPPIKLSLQALETLAVIAYKQPVTAPEVGEIRGVDSAGVIGSLIGRKLVTTAGRKQVIGRPILYKTTKEFLLRFGLKDLNELPSMEEFEKMAGELNESLPFDEEQTEARAQAEEKSAAADEAVEAPAELGRPRVEIEVEGDGGAIAVTDESTIYEDVPGVATAVSVVAEAAVVETAEGAEEDEAEETAHA, encoded by the coding sequence ATGAGCCTGAAAGCAAGAATTGAAGCCGTGATCTACGCTGCTGAAGAGCCGGTAACGCTGGCGCAGCTAGCGGCGTTGTTTGGCGAGGACGCGCTCGAACAGAAGCAGCAGCGCGAGGCCGAGGCCGCCGAAGAGGCGGAGGCGCGGGCGGCGGAGTCCGCTGCGATTGCTGAAGCCGATGCGGAAGAGGCCGAAGAAGTGATGGCCGCCCCGGCTGAGGGCGAGGTCGAGAGCGCAGAAGACGCTGGCGCGGAAGAGGAAGCGCAGAGCGAGGCCGAGACGCCAGCTGAAGAGGCCGAAGCCGGAACGCTTGAGGCCAGCGAGCCGGAGAACGCGGAAGACGGGACGGCGGAAGAGCCGGAAGAAGAAGCGCAGGGCACGGCCGAGGTGCCAACCGAAGAGACGGTTGCCACGGAAACGCCGGAAGAGATTGACGAGAAGAAGCTGGCGCGACTGCGCGAGCGCGAGATTCGCGACGAGCTGCGGCGGACGGTGGAAGAGCTGATCGCCGAGTATGCGAAGAGCGACCGCGGGATGGAGATTCGCGAGGTGGCCGGAGGCTATCGCGTGGGTACGCGGCCGGAGTATCACGACTCGGTGCGGGCGTTTGTGCGGAGCCTGAAGCCGCCCATCAAACTGAGCCTGCAGGCGCTGGAGACGCTGGCGGTGATTGCCTACAAGCAGCCGGTGACGGCGCCGGAGGTGGGCGAGATTCGCGGCGTGGACTCGGCGGGCGTGATTGGCTCGCTGATTGGCCGCAAGCTGGTGACGACGGCGGGCCGCAAACAGGTGATTGGACGGCCGATTCTCTACAAGACGACCAAGGAATTTCTGCTGCGCTTTGGGCTCAAGGATTTGAACGAGCTGCCATCGATGGAAGAGTTTGAGAAGATGGCCGGCGAGTTGAACGAATCGCTGCCCTTTGATGAGGAGCAGACGGAGGCCCGGGCGCAGGCGGAAGAAAAAAGCGCCGCAGCCGATGAGGCGGTGGAGGCTCCAGCGGAGCTGGGACGGCCGCGTGTCGAGATTGAGGTGGAAGGCGACGGCGGCGCGATTGCGGTCACGGATGAGTCCACGATTTATGAAGACGTGCCGGGTGTGGCCACGGCGGTGAGCGTGGTGGCGGAGGCAGCCGTTGTAGAGACTGCCGAAGGCGCGGAAGAAGACGAAGCAGAGGAGACGGCTCATGCCTAG
- a CDS encoding segregation and condensation protein A translates to MNSSENNPKIDVEVSAAPDAVEGAAAPAGEAAAVKAGLEPVSKTAKADAAAEGKGRKDKGGKGREEENGFPFSVTVGLVYDGPLDLLLDLIRKQDIDIYDIPIAKITAQFLAYVERLKHTDVDTAGEFIYMAALLIHIKSKMLLPRLPVEIAGDEAEDPRRELVERLLEHERFKNAAQMLAQKQQIEAAIFSNPQIREFRHAEGTEQEIAADTMDLARVFREILERIREKPVLDVEEDSVTVGQMIDYVRRRMMTEDKPVSLRRILASTRSERTLICTFLALLELVRLQAVLLFQPGNFTDILIKKQERFDEVLTESASLIRDDWA, encoded by the coding sequence TTGAACTCCTCTGAGAACAATCCGAAGATCGATGTTGAAGTATCCGCTGCGCCGGACGCGGTGGAGGGCGCAGCGGCGCCTGCCGGAGAGGCAGCGGCGGTAAAGGCGGGGCTGGAGCCAGTCAGCAAAACGGCGAAGGCCGATGCCGCGGCCGAGGGCAAGGGGCGCAAGGACAAGGGCGGCAAGGGCCGCGAGGAGGAGAACGGGTTTCCGTTCTCGGTGACGGTGGGGCTGGTGTATGACGGGCCGCTCGATCTGCTGCTGGACCTGATTCGCAAGCAGGACATCGACATCTACGACATTCCGATTGCGAAGATCACGGCGCAGTTTCTGGCCTATGTGGAGCGGCTGAAGCACACCGACGTGGATACGGCGGGCGAGTTCATTTATATGGCCGCGCTGCTGATTCACATCAAGAGCAAGATGCTGCTGCCTCGGCTGCCGGTGGAGATTGCGGGCGATGAGGCGGAGGATCCGCGCCGGGAGCTGGTGGAGCGGCTGCTCGAACACGAGCGCTTCAAGAATGCGGCGCAGATGCTGGCGCAGAAGCAGCAGATTGAGGCGGCGATCTTCTCGAATCCGCAGATCAGGGAGTTTCGCCACGCGGAGGGCACGGAGCAGGAGATTGCGGCCGACACGATGGACCTGGCGCGCGTGTTTCGCGAGATTCTGGAGCGGATCAGGGAGAAGCCGGTTCTCGATGTGGAGGAGGACTCGGTGACGGTGGGGCAGATGATTGACTATGTGCGCCGCCGGATGATGACGGAGGACAAGCCGGTTTCGCTGCGGCGGATATTGGCCTCGACGCGCTCGGAGCGCACGCTGATCTGCACGTTTCTGGCACTGCTGGAGCTGGTGCGGCTGCAGGCGGTGCTGCTGTTTCAGCCGGGCAACTTCACCGATATTCTCATCAAGAAACAGGAGCGGTTTGATGAGGTGTTGACGGAGAGCGCGAGCCTGATTCGGGACGACTGGGCCTAG
- the trpS gene encoding tryptophan--tRNA ligase, protein MPITTTDQKKRVLSGMRPTGKLHLGNYMGALANWVRLQHEYECYFFIADWHALTTDYADPSRIKQNTLDVALDWLAAGLDPERCTIFIQSHVPQHAELHLLFSMLTPLGWLERVPTYKEQMENLTTKDLTTYGFLGYPLLQSADILLYQADYVPVGQDQVAHVELTREVARRFNSMYKSSILSEPESLLTPTPKLPGTDGRKMSKSYGNTIGLSESPMAVATKIHRMSTNGQRMTPSDPGDPDLCPVGDLHKIFSSAEVIAQTQEGCRKASLPCEWCKIEAGHSVVAITDPFHEKRQRYEARIDETWEMLREQSRKAAARAEETMLPVRAAMGITHELGAVRRYFGLTAQEREKLYHLEDCEDWLAVASDQRTIFLRDYWVNNLVSRDARLSQEANRVFTTLEREIEEPYLTAKKKRVLVTAAVEEPDGWHFRIPARSYEIWTLLCWKRPEDDLYDFVLPQNVYAQAFAQAKRLLRKNEQIHLRVRQHGDKWQLQFVDLNRPEVSNGANIAPEVEFIDITEYLRNYRPLL, encoded by the coding sequence GTGCCGATCACGACAACCGATCAAAAAAAGCGCGTGCTGAGCGGCATGCGCCCCACCGGCAAGCTGCACCTTGGCAACTACATGGGCGCCCTGGCGAACTGGGTGCGTCTGCAGCACGAGTATGAGTGCTACTTCTTTATTGCCGACTGGCATGCGCTGACGACCGATTATGCGGACCCGAGCCGCATCAAGCAGAACACGCTGGATGTCGCGCTGGATTGGCTGGCCGCCGGACTTGATCCTGAGAGGTGCACGATCTTCATTCAGAGCCATGTGCCGCAGCATGCGGAATTGCATCTTCTCTTCTCGATGCTCACGCCGCTGGGCTGGCTGGAGCGCGTGCCGACCTATAAAGAGCAGATGGAGAACCTGACGACCAAGGACCTGACGACGTATGGGTTTCTAGGATATCCGCTGCTGCAGTCGGCGGACATTCTGCTCTACCAGGCGGATTACGTGCCGGTGGGGCAGGACCAGGTGGCACACGTGGAGCTGACGCGCGAGGTGGCTCGGCGGTTCAATTCGATGTATAAGTCCTCGATTTTGTCGGAGCCGGAGTCGCTGTTGACGCCGACCCCCAAACTGCCCGGCACGGATGGGCGGAAGATGTCGAAGAGCTATGGCAACACGATCGGATTGAGCGAGTCTCCCATGGCCGTGGCGACCAAGATTCACCGCATGTCCACGAACGGCCAGCGGATGACGCCCTCTGATCCGGGTGATCCTGATCTTTGCCCGGTGGGCGATCTGCACAAGATTTTCAGCAGCGCGGAGGTTATCGCGCAAACCCAGGAAGGATGCCGGAAAGCCTCACTGCCTTGTGAGTGGTGCAAGATCGAGGCTGGGCATTCGGTGGTTGCAATTACAGATCCCTTTCATGAGAAGCGCCAGAGATATGAAGCGCGAATTGATGAGACCTGGGAGATGCTGCGGGAGCAGTCAAGGAAGGCGGCTGCCCGCGCGGAAGAGACGATGCTGCCGGTGCGAGCGGCCATGGGTATTACGCATGAACTCGGCGCAGTGCGGCGCTACTTTGGCCTGACCGCGCAAGAGCGGGAGAAGCTTTATCACCTGGAGGATTGCGAAGACTGGCTTGCTGTTGCGAGCGATCAAAGAACGATCTTTCTGCGCGACTACTGGGTGAATAATCTGGTTTCGCGTGACGCCCGGCTTTCGCAGGAGGCGAATCGTGTCTTCACCACCCTGGAGCGCGAGATCGAAGAGCCTTACCTGACGGCAAAGAAGAAACGCGTGCTCGTCACGGCTGCCGTGGAAGAGCCAGATGGATGGCATTTCCGGATCCCGGCTCGTTCGTATGAGATATGGACCCTGCTTTGCTGGAAGCGTCCGGAAGATGATTTGTATGACTTTGTGCTTCCGCAGAACGTTTATGCGCAAGCTTTTGCGCAAGCCAAACGCCTGCTTCGCAAGAATGAACAGATTCATCTTCGGGTGCGCCAACACGGGGACAAATGGCAGCTTCAGTTCGTTGATTTGAATCGTCCAGAAGTGTCCAACGGTGCGAATATAGCTCCGGAAGTCGAGTTCATTGACATTACGGAGTATCTGCGTAACTATCGGCCGCTTTTGTAG
- a CDS encoding site-2 protease family protein, giving the protein MNQQIVIKIFEFVLLLFALSLHEASHAWMASRLGDQTARMLGRVTLNPVKHIDILGTIILPLVMLFAPGFGQFLIGWAKPTPVNGRNFKHYKRDDMLVTLAGPGSNLVIALVSVVLLVVLAKAAPGGELVVHALAAGAWGLALTQGGAVVPVGLLLYLSVWLNLMLTIFNLLPIPPLDGSHILRNLLPYNALKFYDSLGGWIGLALIIFVGAPVMDFFLSPLLAMVNMILLRV; this is encoded by the coding sequence ATGAACCAGCAAATTGTTATCAAAATCTTTGAATTTGTACTGCTTCTGTTTGCCTTGAGTCTGCACGAAGCCTCGCACGCGTGGATGGCTTCGCGCCTGGGCGACCAGACGGCGCGCATGCTGGGACGCGTGACGCTGAATCCGGTGAAGCACATCGACATACTGGGCACGATTATTTTGCCGCTGGTGATGCTGTTTGCGCCGGGATTTGGGCAGTTTCTGATTGGCTGGGCGAAGCCGACGCCGGTGAATGGGCGCAACTTCAAGCACTACAAGCGCGACGACATGCTGGTAACGCTGGCCGGGCCGGGCAGCAACCTGGTGATTGCGCTGGTGAGCGTGGTGCTGCTGGTGGTGCTGGCCAAGGCTGCTCCGGGGGGCGAGCTGGTGGTGCATGCGCTGGCGGCGGGCGCGTGGGGACTGGCGCTGACGCAGGGCGGAGCGGTGGTTCCAGTGGGGCTGCTGTTGTACCTGAGCGTGTGGCTGAACCTGATGCTGACGATCTTTAATCTGCTGCCGATTCCGCCGCTGGATGGCTCGCACATACTGCGGAACCTGCTGCCCTATAACGCGCTGAAGTTTTACGACTCGCTGGGCGGCTGGATTGGGCTGGCGCTGATCATTTTTGTGGGCGCGCCGGTGATGGACTTTTTCCTGAGTCCGCTGCTGGCGATGGTGAACATGATTCTGCTGCGGGTGTGA
- a CDS encoding cupin domain-containing protein: MSEPQVVNLREKLGKFEEHWSPRVVAEMNDYQFKVVKLKGEFVWHQHEDTDEAFLVIEGEMEIGFRDRTVTLGAGEMFVVPRGVEHITRAAGECHALILEPRGVVNTGDAGGALTAANDVWV, translated from the coding sequence GTGAGTGAGCCGCAGGTGGTGAACCTGAGGGAGAAGCTCGGGAAGTTTGAAGAGCACTGGTCGCCGCGCGTGGTGGCCGAGATGAATGACTACCAGTTCAAGGTAGTGAAGCTCAAGGGCGAGTTTGTGTGGCACCAGCACGAGGACACGGACGAGGCGTTTCTGGTGATCGAAGGCGAGATGGAGATTGGCTTTCGGGATCGCACGGTGACGCTCGGGGCCGGAGAGATGTTTGTGGTTCCGCGCGGGGTGGAGCACATTACGCGGGCGGCCGGGGAGTGTCATGCGCTGATTCTGGAGCCGCGCGGGGTGGTGAACACGGGTGATGCGGGCGGCGCGCTGACGGCAGCCAACGACGTGTGGGTGTAG